One uncultured Caproiciproducens sp. DNA segment encodes these proteins:
- a CDS encoding Xaa-Pro peptidase family protein: protein MKEIIAGRIAALQQELQKSDLDAAVIMDRENLIYFANVEDIEGGSLIIPAQGEAKLLCLWLEARHVRDQSGLEVVPYFFPKENVSQKTADMILKMGIPNPKVGFTRYFISLKDYQCLRDTFPGIYFGDIAATCYKLRSVKCEQEIASITKAAEFLSQGMKAAIEAVRPGVKETKILAEAEYAMRKAGSEGSTFRMQVLRHDRQQLVHPYAGDYMIDNNQPVVIHLGASYKGYAAKMCRTVFLGEVAPESVEIYKLLMEAQKVAMEALKPGAVSGEIYDKVFKVIHDHGYARMFMDHIGYGVGIRQSEFYPILGKGIDHVIEENMVVDVLLPTIYDPKFGGPRITDTVLVKNTGAVALTNLNADPSCQFEDIICR from the coding sequence ATGAAAGAAATTATTGCGGGCAGGATTGCCGCGCTGCAGCAGGAACTGCAAAAGTCAGATCTGGATGCGGCGGTTATTATGGACAGGGAAAACCTGATCTATTTTGCAAACGTCGAAGATATTGAAGGGGGTTCCCTGATTATTCCCGCGCAGGGCGAGGCGAAACTATTGTGTTTGTGGCTGGAAGCACGTCATGTGCGCGATCAGTCGGGCTTAGAAGTTGTCCCGTATTTCTTTCCAAAGGAAAATGTCAGCCAGAAAACGGCCGATATGATTCTGAAAATGGGCATCCCGAATCCCAAAGTAGGATTCACGCGTTATTTTATCAGCTTAAAAGACTATCAGTGTCTGCGCGATACCTTTCCGGGCATCTACTTCGGCGATATCGCCGCGACCTGCTACAAGCTTCGTTCTGTAAAATGTGAGCAGGAGATTGCTTCCATTACAAAAGCGGCGGAATTTCTTTCACAGGGGATGAAAGCCGCAATTGAAGCCGTACGTCCGGGTGTAAAAGAAACTAAAATCCTTGCGGAGGCCGAGTATGCCATGCGTAAGGCGGGTTCCGAAGGCAGCACATTCCGTATGCAGGTGCTGCGGCATGACCGCCAGCAGCTTGTGCATCCCTACGCGGGCGATTATATGATTGATAACAATCAGCCTGTGGTCATCCATTTGGGAGCGTCTTACAAAGGGTACGCAGCCAAAATGTGCCGCACGGTATTTTTAGGCGAGGTTGCACCGGAGTCGGTTGAGATTTATAAATTGCTCATGGAGGCTCAAAAAGTTGCAATGGAAGCCTTGAAACCGGGCGCGGTATCCGGCGAGATTTATGACAAAGTATTTAAAGTCATTCACGACCATGGATACGCCAGAATGTTTATGGATCATATCGGTTATGGCGTTGGAATCCGCCAGTCGGAATTTTATCCGATTCTGGGAAAAGGCATCGACCATGTGATAGAAGAAAATATGGTGGTGGACGTTCTGCTGCCGACAATTTATGACCCGAAATTCGGCGGCCCACGCATAACGGATACGGTTCTAGTGAAAAATACGGGCGCTGTGGCGTTAACAAATTTGAATGCGGATCCATCATGTCAGTTTGAGGATATTATATGCAGATAG
- a CDS encoding benzoate/H(+) symporter BenE family transporter, which translates to MASASRGLSFFEKGPGFQSGISDLGKNLNSKTITAGVVAAIFGCTGPALVTIKASTTAGYTTEQTVSWLFGIYVLGGLISLVMGLYYKMPIVGAYSIPGASMLGAALTGFTFNEAAGSFIMAGIIVLLLGVTGLMGKVMKWLPLPIVMGMIAGCMLRFGTAIVTSTGESPIICGAALIGFFLVPKLIKKFPPVLAALIFGIVALLATGGMAANAVDLKYIPPQIVVPQFNIATVLSVSVPLAALVVGAENAQAVGVLMAQGYKAPINGMTVISGIGGILSGMFGAHNANIAGPMTAICSSEEAGEKKEGRYAAGVLNGILFACFGLFASFAMAFVKAIPASLINVLAGVAMINVLINAFQEGFGTKKFRMGAFAALVIGVSGVSILHIGSAFWALVGGVVVSLICEKLDFDAAETKDAAEAK; encoded by the coding sequence ATGGCATCTGCAAGTAGAGGACTGTCATTCTTTGAAAAGGGACCCGGCTTTCAATCTGGAATTTCCGATCTCGGCAAAAATCTTAATTCCAAGACAATTACCGCGGGTGTTGTTGCAGCAATTTTCGGATGTACCGGTCCTGCACTGGTCACCATTAAAGCCAGTACAACAGCGGGCTACACCACGGAGCAAACCGTTTCATGGCTTTTTGGAATTTATGTCTTAGGCGGACTCATCAGTTTAGTTATGGGCCTTTACTACAAAATGCCAATTGTCGGCGCATATTCCATTCCTGGCGCGTCCATGCTGGGAGCCGCTCTGACAGGATTTACGTTTAATGAAGCTGCCGGGTCTTTTATCATGGCCGGTATTATCGTGCTTTTGCTTGGGGTAACCGGATTGATGGGCAAGGTAATGAAATGGCTGCCTCTTCCGATTGTTATGGGTATGATTGCAGGCTGTATGCTGCGTTTCGGCACAGCCATTGTCACATCCACCGGTGAATCGCCGATCATCTGCGGCGCTGCTTTAATCGGTTTCTTCCTTGTTCCGAAGTTGATTAAGAAATTCCCGCCGGTTCTCGCGGCACTCATCTTCGGTATAGTAGCGCTCTTAGCCACCGGCGGCATGGCCGCCAACGCGGTGGACCTGAAATACATACCGCCGCAAATTGTGGTTCCCCAGTTTAATATTGCGACGGTTCTGTCTGTTTCCGTGCCGCTTGCCGCGCTTGTGGTCGGTGCGGAAAACGCACAGGCTGTCGGCGTCTTGATGGCGCAGGGTTATAAAGCGCCGATCAACGGTATGACGGTTATCAGCGGCATTGGCGGAATCCTTTCCGGTATGTTCGGTGCCCACAATGCGAATATCGCTGGTCCGATGACCGCCATCTGCTCCTCGGAAGAAGCGGGTGAAAAGAAGGAAGGACGTTACGCGGCTGGCGTTTTGAATGGCATTTTGTTTGCGTGCTTCGGCCTCTTTGCAAGTTTTGCCATGGCGTTTGTCAAAGCGATTCCCGCTTCCCTGATTAACGTTCTTGCGGGCGTTGCGATGATCAATGTTCTGATTAACGCGTTTCAGGAAGGTTTTGGAACCAAGAAGTTCAGAATGGGCGCATTTGCCGCTCTTGTTATCGGTGTCAGTGGAGTTTCCATTCTTCATATCGGTTCCGCATTCTGGGCGCTGGTTGGCGGCGTAGTCGTTTCTCTGATTTGCGAGAAACTGGATTTCGACGCAGCAGAAACGAAAGACGCAGCAGAAGCGAAGTAA
- a CDS encoding 4Fe-4S binding protein has protein sequence MKKVTLLAEVQQDMCRGCKVCEKVCPVYAISVTDKKAKVKADACRGCTNCESRCPFHAIKMIKREEPFTIGVDVSEYDPKAIRAICEKAHLNPEQVICYCVGVRAEEVAAAILGGAKTPDEISSLTGIRTGCTIECIQPLLRLIQAAGIELKRDENGWQWYGITPTAWTLPDEVVQKYNKRGFYFEEDKELLDRVVHTNPEGEDQK, from the coding sequence ATGAAAAAGGTAACCCTTTTGGCCGAAGTACAGCAGGATATGTGCAGGGGATGCAAAGTTTGTGAAAAGGTATGTCCTGTTTACGCGATTTCGGTGACAGACAAAAAGGCAAAAGTAAAAGCGGACGCGTGCCGCGGCTGCACCAACTGCGAGTCCCGCTGCCCATTCCATGCCATTAAAATGATTAAGAGGGAGGAGCCATTTACCATTGGGGTGGATGTTTCCGAGTATGATCCAAAAGCGATCCGTGCAATTTGCGAAAAAGCGCATCTTAATCCGGAACAGGTTATTTGCTATTGCGTCGGAGTACGTGCCGAAGAAGTGGCCGCCGCAATCTTAGGAGGGGCTAAAACTCCTGATGAAATTTCGTCGCTGACCGGCATTCGCACCGGATGCACCATCGAATGCATCCAGCCGCTGCTCCGCTTGATTCAGGCGGCGGGCATCGAACTGAAACGCGATGAAAACGGCTGGCAGTGGTATGGCATTACGCCTACCGCGTGGACACTTCCTGATGAAGTCGTACAAAAATACAACAAAAGAGGTTTCTATTTCGAAGAAGACAAAGAACTGCTGGATCGCGTTGTGCATACCAATCCGGAAGGAGAGGATCAGAAATGA
- the dmpG gene encoding 4-hydroxy-2-oxovalerate aldolase: MEKRKIKIVDTTLRDGSHAVSHSYTVDQVTAIAGGLDKVGVSLIELSHGDGIAGSSINYGFSKVPEMELLRAASKVIKNAKLTVLLLPGIGTIEDLQEAKDNGAQAVRVATHVTEADIAIQHIKYAKSIGMMAVGFLMMSHMASPEKIVEQAKIFVDAGADYINLADSAGHMVPDDVRARISVLKNSIDIPVGFHSHNNLGLSVANSIAAVEEGASYVDVTCRGLGAGAGNTQNEVLCAVLDRLGYDTGVDLYGIMDVAENIVEPIMQRPQVINTASLMLGYAGVYSSFLLHTYRAAEKFNLNPRDILVELGKRGMVGGQEDMIIDVAFELAQNNSK, translated from the coding sequence ATGGAAAAAAGAAAAATTAAGATTGTAGATACAACGCTGCGTGACGGAAGTCATGCCGTCAGCCACAGCTATACGGTAGACCAGGTTACCGCTATTGCAGGCGGGCTGGATAAAGTAGGCGTCAGCCTGATCGAACTGAGCCACGGCGACGGCATCGCGGGCTCTTCCATCAACTACGGCTTTTCCAAAGTGCCGGAAATGGAACTTCTCAGAGCCGCAAGCAAAGTGATTAAAAATGCAAAGCTGACCGTTTTGCTGCTTCCCGGTATCGGTACCATTGAAGATCTTCAGGAAGCAAAAGACAACGGCGCACAGGCCGTGCGTGTCGCCACCCATGTAACCGAGGCGGATATCGCCATTCAACATATTAAATATGCAAAGAGCATCGGCATGATGGCAGTGGGCTTTTTAATGATGTCCCATATGGCGTCCCCGGAAAAAATTGTTGAGCAGGCAAAAATCTTTGTCGACGCCGGCGCAGATTATATTAACCTTGCGGATTCCGCAGGACATATGGTACCGGATGATGTCCGTGCAAGAATCAGCGTTCTGAAAAATTCAATCGATATTCCAGTCGGGTTCCACTCCCATAACAACCTTGGGCTTTCTGTCGCAAACTCAATTGCGGCCGTAGAGGAAGGCGCTTCCTATGTTGACGTTACCTGCCGCGGACTGGGTGCGGGCGCGGGAAATACGCAGAATGAAGTATTGTGTGCGGTGCTTGACCGTCTTGGATATGACACAGGCGTCGACTTGTACGGGATCATGGATGTCGCTGAAAATATCGTAGAGCCGATTATGCAGCGCCCGCAGGTGATTAACACGGCGTCTCTGATGCTGGGTTACGCGGGAGTTTACTCCAGTTTTCTTCTTCATACTTATCGGGCTGCTGAGAAATTCAATCTGAACCCGCGTGATATCCTTGTCGAATTGGGAAAACGCGGCATGGTCGGCGGACAGGAAGACATGATTATTGATGTTGCTTTTGAGCTTGCTCAGAACAACAGTAAATAA
- a CDS encoding acetaldehyde dehydrogenase (acetylating): MEKIKVGIIGPGNIGSDLMYKVMKSKHLQMHMMAGIVESEGIKRAQGLGFKTSLNGVDAVAADPDIKIVFDATSAKAHLHNAPILKAAGKIVMDMTPAAVGPYVVPCVNLEHLAHVDNFNMVTCGGQATIPIAYAINKVADSTYTEIVACLSSKSAGPGTRANIDEFTETTRKALEIVGGADKAKAIIVLNPADPPMMMTNTIYSLVKNPDEKKIIESVNDIVKQVQAYVPGYKLRVPPVVDGNKVTVIVQVEGAGDFLPKYSGNLDIINQAATAVAEKVAENLLSMEG; encoded by the coding sequence ATGGAGAAAATTAAGGTAGGCATCATTGGCCCCGGAAACATCGGGTCCGATCTGATGTATAAGGTTATGAAAAGCAAACATCTGCAAATGCACATGATGGCGGGCATTGTAGAGTCCGAGGGGATTAAAAGAGCGCAGGGACTGGGCTTTAAAACGTCATTGAACGGTGTTGACGCCGTCGCGGCGGACCCGGATATTAAAATCGTATTTGATGCGACCAGTGCGAAAGCGCATTTACATAACGCGCCGATTCTAAAAGCGGCGGGTAAAATTGTTATGGATATGACACCGGCGGCAGTTGGCCCCTATGTGGTACCCTGTGTAAATCTGGAACATCTGGCCCATGTCGACAACTTCAACATGGTGACATGCGGCGGTCAGGCAACCATTCCCATCGCCTATGCGATTAATAAGGTTGCGGATTCCACTTATACGGAAATCGTGGCGTGCCTTTCCTCAAAAAGCGCAGGCCCCGGAACCCGTGCGAACATCGACGAATTTACCGAAACTACCAGAAAAGCGCTTGAAATTGTCGGCGGCGCGGACAAAGCCAAAGCGATTATTGTGCTGAACCCGGCAGATCCGCCGATGATGATGACCAATACGATTTATAGTTTGGTAAAGAATCCGGATGAGAAAAAAATCATCGAATCGGTTAATGATATTGTCAAACAGGTTCAGGCGTATGTGCCGGGCTACAAGCTTCGTGTTCCTCCTGTAGTTGACGGCAACAAGGTTACCGTTATCGTTCAGGTTGAAGGAGCCGGGGATTTCCTGCCGAAGTATTCCGGTAATCTTGATATTATTAATCAGGCGGCGACCGCCGTTGCCGAAAAAGTAGCAGAAAATCTGCTGAGCATGGAGGGTTAA
- a CDS encoding fumarylacetoacetate hydrolase family protein, protein MDRRKTAQELFDAEKERRQIAMPTASNPDMTVEDAYAIQLENVAKKVAAGEKIIGMKIGLTSKGMQNLLHVNEPDYGHLTDKMLVLEGEACPADELIQPKVEGELAFCLKKTLRGPGVTVADVYNATDYVVPAIEIVDSRIKDWKITLADTIADNGSSARFIIGGRMTPIAEVDMRLTGMTLEKNGELVNSGTCAEVLGNPAASVAWLANKLSAFNIELKEGNIVMAGALTAAQPAAKGDSFTVSFYGMGSVTAKFK, encoded by the coding sequence ATGGATCGCAGAAAAACAGCGCAGGAATTGTTTGACGCAGAAAAAGAACGCCGCCAGATTGCAATGCCGACGGCATCCAATCCGGATATGACAGTCGAAGACGCTTATGCAATTCAGCTTGAAAATGTGGCAAAAAAAGTTGCCGCGGGTGAAAAAATCATCGGCATGAAAATAGGTCTTACCAGCAAAGGCATGCAAAATCTTTTACATGTGAATGAGCCGGATTATGGACATCTGACCGATAAAATGCTGGTGCTTGAGGGCGAAGCCTGCCCGGCTGATGAATTGATTCAGCCGAAGGTTGAGGGTGAACTGGCTTTTTGCCTGAAAAAAACATTGCGCGGTCCCGGCGTAACAGTCGCAGACGTGTACAATGCCACAGACTATGTGGTTCCCGCAATTGAAATTGTTGACAGCCGCATTAAGGACTGGAAGATTACGCTTGCGGATACGATCGCGGACAATGGTTCCAGTGCAAGATTTATCATCGGCGGCCGCATGACACCCATTGCCGAAGTAGACATGCGCCTGACCGGCATGACGCTGGAAAAGAACGGCGAACTTGTCAACAGCGGCACTTGTGCCGAGGTTCTTGGGAATCCCGCGGCATCGGTTGCCTGGTTAGCAAATAAACTCTCCGCATTTAACATTGAACTAAAAGAAGGAAATATTGTAATGGCGGGTGCATTGACCGCCGCACAACCGGCTGCAAAAGGCGACAGCTTTACTGTGAGTTTTTACGGTATGGGAAGTGTGACAGCCAAATTCAAATAA
- a CDS encoding molybdopterin-binding protein has translation MGLNLLEKTELWVNHIKLDHVNLTLLANTVADVLGLESSKVLVVDVRPDHITLDIMENDIPTENIVGKERALLDALSKLDGVHLTEDSCLHSNGILGLICLEGENPIQMSQKVDHMVDEMKERIAKRAIIFPTGFELKQNLIEDTNTPYLKELLESEGYKVTVGDIIEDDLDDMEYKLSDAVSRAFGLIITTGGVGAEDKDKSVESMLRIDPQAATPYVVKFQQGTGRHVKDGVRIAVGTVGPSMLVSFPGPNDEVRLAAGVLLDCLKNHDSKELTAQKIAAMLAEKLMKKPFHHEHHGLNNL, from the coding sequence ATGGGATTAAACCTTTTGGAAAAAACAGAGCTTTGGGTTAACCACATTAAACTCGATCATGTAAATCTGACTTTGCTTGCGAACACGGTAGCGGATGTGCTGGGACTGGAAAGCAGCAAAGTGCTGGTGGTTGACGTGCGTCCCGACCATATTACGCTGGATATTATGGAAAATGATATTCCCACTGAAAACATTGTGGGCAAGGAGCGCGCGCTTCTGGACGCGCTTTCAAAGCTGGACGGCGTTCATCTTACCGAAGATTCCTGTCTGCATTCAAACGGAATTTTGGGTCTGATCTGTCTGGAAGGGGAGAATCCAATCCAGATGAGTCAGAAGGTAGACCACATGGTGGATGAAATGAAAGAGCGCATTGCCAAGCGCGCGATTATTTTCCCCACCGGCTTTGAGCTCAAACAGAATTTGATCGAAGACACAAACACCCCTTATCTCAAAGAACTTTTGGAATCCGAGGGTTACAAGGTGACCGTCGGAGATATCATCGAGGATGATCTTGACGATATGGAATATAAGCTGTCCGACGCGGTTTCCCGCGCGTTTGGGCTAATTATCACAACCGGCGGCGTGGGCGCCGAGGACAAAGATAAATCGGTAGAAAGTATGCTCAGAATCGACCCGCAGGCGGCAACGCCATACGTTGTAAAGTTCCAGCAGGGAACGGGCCGCCATGTCAAGGACGGTGTGCGCATTGCGGTCGGAACGGTCGGGCCTTCCATGCTGGTGTCGTTTCCCGGGCCAAACGACGAAGTCCGGCTTGCGGCAGGTGTGCTGCTGGACTGTTTAAAAAATCATGACAGCAAAGAGCTGACCGCACAAAAAATTGCCGCGATGCTTGCGGAAAAGCTAATGAAAAAGCCTTTCCACCATGAACATCACGGATTAAATAATCTTTAA
- a CDS encoding quinolinate phosphoribosyl transferase → MEDIRDTIFKNIADKQFRALLIPERDGCLSGIEEAQRLTEEIGAKLNMFLHEGDSVKTGEPIGEVVATPKTIAISEEKIIGTLSKFSGVATASQKAVRLAQGKIQIVSGSWKKMPPAIKNGIRQAIVTGGASFRISSTPMVYLDKNYIRMLGSIPAALETVRDCHDLAKVIQIKGKDCTIEEETVQAVENGCNILMVDTGNLEDVVRCTTKIKEMGRCSRLQIAFAGGVKLDQIPKFFDYGIDILCIGKEIVDAPLLDIKMDVER, encoded by the coding sequence ATGGAAGATATTCGTGATACGATATTTAAGAATATTGCGGATAAGCAATTTCGCGCTTTGCTAATTCCTGAGCGCGACGGCTGTCTGTCCGGTATAGAGGAAGCACAAAGACTTACAGAAGAAATCGGTGCGAAACTCAATATGTTTTTACACGAAGGGGACAGCGTAAAAACCGGGGAACCAATCGGGGAAGTAGTTGCGACTCCTAAAACAATTGCAATTTCTGAAGAGAAAATCATTGGAACGCTTTCTAAGTTTTCCGGTGTGGCCACTGCCTCGCAAAAAGCAGTAAGGCTTGCACAGGGAAAAATACAGATTGTGTCCGGTTCGTGGAAAAAGATGCCCCCCGCCATCAAGAACGGCATTCGCCAGGCAATCGTTACGGGCGGCGCATCCTTCCGGATCAGCAGCACGCCGATGGTTTATCTCGACAAGAACTATATCCGCATGCTTGGCTCGATTCCTGCAGCACTGGAAACCGTCCGTGACTGTCATGATCTGGCAAAAGTCATTCAGATTAAGGGCAAGGACTGTACCATTGAGGAAGAAACCGTTCAGGCAGTGGAAAACGGCTGCAATATTCTGATGGTCGATACAGGCAATCTGGAAGACGTGGTGCGCTGTACCACAAAGATTAAGGAAATGGGCAGATGCAGCCGGCTGCAAATTGCTTTTGCAGGCGGTGTGAAGCTGGACCAGATACCGAAATTTTTCGATTATGGTATAGATATACTTTGTATTGGAAAAGAAATTGTAGACGCACCGCTTCTGGACATTAAAATGGATGTTGAACGATAA
- a CDS encoding IclR family transcriptional regulator, with protein sequence MTSATGVIVQSVVRALDILECFDGQLVELGISEISEQMKLSKSTVYGLVNTLVAKGFLEQNLQTKRYRLGIKLFELGSLVYKRMDLRNEAKPFCEELVCKHNATVHLAAHYGDEIVYIDKVDAPGAMIVYSQTGKRAPMHCTGVGKAILAFLGDDELKRFFEKGNLEKYTEHTITCLDELNQEMLHVRSCGYAIDNEEIETGLRCVAAPIFNHLNQPVAAISVSAPTARLPMDKIESVAKDVQFCARQISQRLGYK encoded by the coding sequence ATGACAAGCGCGACTGGCGTAATCGTACAATCTGTTGTTCGGGCGCTGGATATTCTTGAATGCTTTGACGGACAATTGGTTGAGCTTGGAATTTCGGAAATTTCAGAGCAAATGAAATTAAGCAAGAGTACCGTTTACGGATTGGTGAACACTCTTGTGGCAAAAGGTTTTTTGGAACAAAATCTTCAGACCAAGAGGTATCGGCTTGGGATAAAGCTTTTTGAACTTGGCAGTTTAGTATATAAGCGGATGGATTTGCGCAATGAAGCAAAACCGTTTTGTGAAGAGCTTGTCTGCAAGCACAACGCCACTGTTCATCTTGCCGCTCATTATGGCGATGAAATTGTCTATATTGATAAAGTGGATGCCCCCGGAGCTATGATTGTTTATTCACAGACAGGCAAGCGGGCTCCAATGCACTGTACCGGTGTGGGTAAAGCGATCTTGGCATTTCTGGGTGATGATGAACTGAAACGTTTTTTTGAAAAAGGTAATTTAGAAAAATATACGGAGCATACTATTACATGTTTGGATGAATTGAATCAGGAGATGCTTCATGTGCGTTCCTGCGGTTATGCGATTGACAATGAGGAAATTGAAACAGGTCTGCGCTGTGTTGCGGCTCCCATCTTTAACCACTTAAACCAGCCGGTGGCTGCGATCAGTGTTTCCGCTCCGACGGCAAGGCTGCCAATGGATAAAATTGAATCCGTTGCCAAAGATGTACAGTTTTGTGCCCGCCAAATTTCTCAAAGACTGGGATACAAATAG
- a CDS encoding BMC domain-containing protein, whose product MGNAIGMIEFSSIARGIETSDYMIKAANVELLKASTVCPGKYIVLIGGTTGDVKVSMAEGAKYGGEYLVDTLLIPNIHPQLIPAICLTNQIVNPGAVGVIEFYSIASAITAADVAAKAANITLIEIKIGYSIGGKGVVILTGDVGAVRTAVEAAKKDCELLVQTTVIPKPSPKLYETLL is encoded by the coding sequence ATGGGCAATGCAATCGGTATGATAGAATTTTCAAGCATAGCCAGAGGAATTGAAACAAGCGACTATATGATAAAGGCTGCGAATGTTGAGCTGCTGAAAGCGTCTACCGTCTGTCCCGGCAAATATATTGTGCTCATTGGGGGAACAACGGGGGATGTTAAGGTTTCTATGGCTGAAGGGGCAAAATACGGTGGAGAGTATCTGGTAGACACCCTGCTGATTCCGAATATCCATCCTCAGCTGATTCCTGCGATTTGCCTGACGAACCAGATTGTAAACCCGGGGGCGGTCGGCGTCATTGAATTTTATTCTATCGCCTCCGCCATTACGGCTGCGGATGTGGCGGCGAAAGCGGCGAATATTACGCTGATAGAAATAAAAATCGGCTATTCAATCGGTGGAAAAGGCGTTGTGATTTTGACCGGTGATGTGGGTGCTGTGCGAACTGCCGTGGAAGCGGCGAAAAAAGATTGTGAGCTTTTGGTGCAGACGACGGTCATTCCGAAACCTTCCCCAAAGCTTTACGAAACACTTTTATAA
- a CDS encoding 4Fe-4S dicluster domain-containing protein — protein MNLTEAIKNAGVVGAGGAGFPTHVKLSAKADCFIINAAECEPLIETDKYISRTFPDRIVEAAQAVSAYLGAKRTVIALKHKYTAEIDALKEAIEKAGAEIELFEMPTFYPAGDEQIMVHLVCGKSVPERGIPLDVGAVVDNVGTMLNIYDALQGRPVTDKYLSVVGEVKEPILLHVPVGTLITECINKAQPVVSDYDVILGGPMMGKVFTDLDQIRGLSVTKTTGNIIVLPKNHYLIRRATIPLHRIRLQAKSACVQCRMCTSLCPRNLIGHDMKPHLVMRNLFREPFITDNEEYKKAFGTAMNCSECGVCEMFSCPMGLSPRKVNIYIKSQLRERGIKVEQNRNPVPSEGARYGQVPTGRLVARLNISDYYRLHAKECYELAPEMVVIPFQQHIGKPAVPVRQVNDRVAKGELLATAAEGALSANIHASIDGVIEKIDGTGTVIRRSREE, from the coding sequence ATGAATCTTACAGAAGCAATCAAGAACGCCGGCGTTGTGGGTGCGGGCGGCGCGGGCTTCCCCACACATGTGAAGCTTTCGGCTAAAGCGGATTGTTTTATCATAAACGCCGCTGAATGTGAGCCGCTGATTGAAACGGACAAATACATATCGCGCACCTTTCCCGACAGGATTGTCGAAGCTGCTCAGGCTGTTTCCGCTTATTTGGGCGCAAAGCGTACCGTCATTGCCTTAAAGCATAAATATACGGCGGAAATCGACGCGCTGAAAGAAGCAATTGAAAAAGCAGGGGCAGAAATTGAACTCTTTGAAATGCCGACTTTTTACCCGGCGGGCGACGAACAGATCATGGTGCATCTGGTTTGCGGCAAGTCCGTGCCCGAACGGGGAATTCCTCTGGATGTGGGAGCGGTAGTGGATAATGTGGGGACTATGCTGAATATTTATGATGCATTGCAGGGCAGACCGGTAACGGATAAATATTTATCCGTTGTGGGTGAGGTCAAAGAACCGATCCTGCTCCATGTGCCGGTGGGGACTCTGATTACGGAGTGCATCAACAAAGCGCAGCCGGTGGTTTCCGATTATGATGTGATTTTAGGCGGGCCCATGATGGGGAAGGTTTTTACGGATCTTGATCAAATCAGAGGGCTGAGTGTTACCAAAACGACGGGGAATATTATTGTCCTCCCTAAAAATCATTATCTGATCCGCCGGGCAACCATACCGCTTCACCGCATTCGCCTGCAGGCGAAAAGCGCCTGCGTGCAGTGCAGAATGTGCACAAGCCTTTGCCCAAGAAATTTGATTGGGCATGATATGAAACCGCATCTTGTGATGCGTAACCTGTTCAGAGAACCCTTCATTACCGACAATGAGGAATATAAAAAAGCTTTTGGTACGGCAATGAACTGCTCAGAATGCGGCGTATGTGAAATGTTTTCCTGTCCCATGGGGCTTTCTCCGCGCAAAGTGAACATTTACATTAAGAGCCAGCTCAGAGAACGCGGGATCAAGGTAGAACAAAACAGGAACCCCGTTCCGAGTGAGGGCGCCCGTTACGGTCAGGTGCCTACCGGCAGACTGGTGGCGCGGCTGAATATTTCGGACTATTACCGGCTTCATGCGAAAGAGTGTTATGAGCTTGCTCCGGAAATGGTAGTAATTCCATTCCAGCAGCATATTGGTAAACCGGCTGTTCCAGTCAGGCAGGTCAATGACCGCGTTGCAAAAGGCGAACTGCTGGCGACGGCGGCGGAAGGTGCATTGTCCGCAAATATTCATGCGAGCATTGACGGCGTGATTGAGAAAATAGACGGAACCGGCACTGTAATCCGTCGGAGCAGGGAGGAGTGA